Part of the Deltaproteobacteria bacterium genome is shown below.
CATACCTTAAAAATTCCGGACAGCAAAATCCCAAACCATCGGTATTCATGGCCGGAATGGGTGCGAAATCCAAAACACCTTTACCAACGCGCCCCCTTGGGCTAGCTTTCCCAAAGTGGTCCGGCCCGAGATCCGCCGCGACCAGCACGCTGGCCATGGGTACCGCACCCGCCGCAACCCGTGGCAAAACGATGGACGCAACCAGAACACATGAGCACGATTCCCTCCGACCAGAAGCAATCCTTGCCCACGGCGCCCGCGCGCATTCCTTCCCCGCGCCCCATGAGCGGCCAGCTCACGGCTCTGAGCATTCTGGTGGCCGTACTTCCGCTCCTGTGCCTGGGCACCTTGATCCTCGCCTTCCACGACGCCTCCCACCGGGAAAAAACGATTGAACTGCTGTCCGAACGGGTGCTGCGCAACGCCCAGAGCCTGGATGCCTTTCTGGGGGAAAAAATCGCCAACCTCGGCCAGGAAGCCTCCGCCCCGGTCGAGGACTTGGCCCGACAAAATTATCTTTCCGATCGTCTTCATTCCCTGCAAAACGCCTATCCCGGCGTCTTTCTCGGCCTGGAATTCATTGACGCGAAAGGCAAAATCCTGGCCCAGGCCGGCCAGGACCGCTCCGACGCCGATTACGCCGACGCGCCCTGGCTTCCCGAAGCCCTGGGCCGCCCCTTTCTGATCGGCGATCTGGACCCCGACCAGAAGGCGGGCTTTTTCGCCACGACGCGCATCACCAGGGGGCGCCAAATCTGGCTGTTGCGGGCGCAGCTCGATTCGCGGCACATCGAGACCAAAATTCGCGCCTTCCATCCCGGTGGCGCCGGCGGGGCCTTCATCCTTGGTCCGCGTGGCGACGCGCGGGGGCTGCCGGGCGGGGCCTCGGCGCCACCACGGACCACCATCGTCAGCCTCGGACAGCAGATTTTTCCGGAAAACAGACCCGTCGTCCTCGAGGCCCCGGACGCGACCGGGATCAGGAATTTTTACGCCTGCGCCCCCCTGGCGACCATCCAGGGCATTCTTGTCTTTCACCAGCCCCAAAAAACACTCCTGCGACGTCTGTACATCGCCCGGGGCGTGGCCCTGGCCGTGGCCGTGGCCGGCATTGCCGGCATTGTCGGCACGATCATGGCCATGAGCCGGCGCATGAACGAACGCCTGCACAAGGCCGAGCTCCTCCACCAGCAGATGCAACAGCAGATGATCGAAGCCGGCAAGTTGGCCGCCATCGGCGAAATGGCCGCCGGCGTCGCCCATGAGATCAACAATCCGCTGGCCATCATCATGGAAAATTCGGGCTGGATCCAGGATCTGCTCAAGTCCGAGGACTACAACTCAAAAGAAAACATGGCCGAAATCCATGCCTCGCTCCGGACCATCGTCACCCAGGGACACCGCTGCAAGGAAATCACCCACCGGCTGCTGAGCTTCGCCCGCAAGAGCGACAACACTGTCCGGTCGGTCCAGGTCAACGCCCTGCTCGAGGACATTGCCGGTTTCGCCCGCCAAAAAGCGAAATACAGCGGCGTCAGCATCCAGACCAAGCTGGACCCGGCCGTGCCGGAGATCCACGCCTCGGCCACGGAGGTGCAGCAAATTGTCCTCAACCTGGTCAACAACGCCATCGACGCCATCAAGCAGGACAACGGCGTTGTGCGCATCCTTTCCCGCCGGGACGGAGATCGGGTCGCCATCGACGTCGAGGACAACGGCGAAGGCATTTCCCCGGACCAACGGGCGCGCATCTTCGAGCCATTCTACACCACCAAGCCCATGGGCAAGGGCACGGGCCTGGGCCTGGCCATCTGCCGGGACATCATCACCAACATGGGCGGGACAATTTCGGTGGAATCCACGCCCGGACAGGGCTCGGTCTTCCATGTCCACCTGCCCGTCGCGCCGGAGGACTAACCAGTCGTCGTTCAAATGGCCAACCACATGCCTTCTGGCCAACCGGCCGTGAACCCTTCTCCCTCCCCCGCAAGGAACCACGCGAGCGCCCGGAGTATCGCCATGACCGAAAAATCCCTCATCGAAATCCTCAAGGCCCATATCGTTTCCGGCAAGGCCCAACTGCCGGCCTTTGACCGCACCGCGCTGGTCATCCAGCAGGAAATGGCCAAGCCCGAACCGGAAATGCAGATCATCGAAAAACAAATCATCCGCGATCCGGCCCTGACCAGCCAGCTCCTCAAGGCGGCCAACTCCCCCTTTTACCGGGGC
Proteins encoded:
- a CDS encoding GHKL domain-containing protein; the encoded protein is MSTIPSDQKQSLPTAPARIPSPRPMSGQLTALSILVAVLPLLCLGTLILAFHDASHREKTIELLSERVLRNAQSLDAFLGEKIANLGQEASAPVEDLARQNYLSDRLHSLQNAYPGVFLGLEFIDAKGKILAQAGQDRSDADYADAPWLPEALGRPFLIGDLDPDQKAGFFATTRITRGRQIWLLRAQLDSRHIETKIRAFHPGGAGGAFILGPRGDARGLPGGASAPPRTTIVSLGQQIFPENRPVVLEAPDATGIRNFYACAPLATIQGILVFHQPQKTLLRRLYIARGVALAVAVAGIAGIVGTIMAMSRRMNERLHKAELLHQQMQQQMIEAGKLAAIGEMAAGVAHEINNPLAIIMENSGWIQDLLKSEDYNSKENMAEIHASLRTIVTQGHRCKEITHRLLSFARKSDNTVRSVQVNALLEDIAGFARQKAKYSGVSIQTKLDPAVPEIHASATEVQQIVLNLVNNAIDAIKQDNGVVRILSRRDGDRVAIDVEDNGEGISPDQRARIFEPFYTTKPMGKGTGLGLAICRDIITNMGGTISVESTPGQGSVFHVHLPVAPED